A genomic segment from Halomonas sp. GD1P12 encodes:
- a CDS encoding lipopolysaccharide kinase InaA family protein: MYDEFLKQAYPHQHASMAYHQLGEERVWLKRAVKRNGRFAYTPLNLFARVLKVEALKPVPNPGGEKSIQTEVARLEALDAAGIPVPRLLAFNSQALLLADAGTPEAPASTLLHCLKRAESPEDVDRLLRLGIEALNDVHRRGFYLSEAFTRNILVVNGRHIVFIDFETDPGDIHTPLDCMVRDWYCFIFSLYGKLHTSPLQRERLTPALIEGLNRTRSDVSTAFKAALSPLLRLQRIPFKRFGSDGRKIHSTLQSLAILQRRIA, translated from the coding sequence ATGTATGACGAGTTTTTAAAGCAAGCCTACCCCCACCAACACGCCTCGATGGCTTACCATCAATTGGGTGAAGAGCGGGTTTGGCTCAAGCGAGCCGTAAAACGCAACGGACGCTTTGCCTATACGCCGCTTAATCTGTTTGCTCGCGTGCTCAAGGTCGAAGCGCTCAAGCCCGTACCGAATCCAGGCGGTGAAAAAAGCATCCAAACGGAAGTAGCCCGCCTTGAAGCGCTCGACGCCGCCGGCATTCCTGTACCACGGCTGCTGGCGTTTAATTCTCAGGCGCTGCTGCTGGCGGACGCGGGTACGCCGGAAGCCCCCGCCTCGACGCTGCTGCATTGTTTGAAGCGAGCCGAGTCGCCGGAAGATGTCGACCGTCTTCTGCGGCTGGGCATCGAGGCGCTCAACGATGTCCATCGTCGCGGCTTTTACCTGAGCGAGGCCTTTACGCGCAACATCCTGGTCGTGAACGGGCGCCACATCGTCTTCATCGATTTCGAGACCGACCCGGGTGACATACACACGCCGCTCGATTGTATGGTACGCGACTGGTACTGCTTTATTTTCTCGCTCTACGGCAAGCTGCACACTTCGCCGCTTCAACGTGAACGCCTGACCCCGGCATTGATCGAAGGGCTCAATCGTACCCGCAGTGACGTCTCCACCGCTTTCAAGGCGGCCCTGTCGCCGCTTCTTCGCCTGCAGCGTATTCCGTTCAAGCGCTTCGGAAGCGACGGTAGAAAAATTCATTCAACCCTGCAATCGCTCGCCATTTTGCAGCGGCGTATTG